One part of the Sphingopyxis sp. PAMC25046 genome encodes these proteins:
- a CDS encoding globin: MTDAAAMEASLVAVADAGVAIRHALFDRFFAAFPDRRASFMIVDASSRRMTDETLAMMLGLAKGEGWVWPLVAELVFTHRAYGPLPIAEYDAFIDLTVDVLAVAAGTAWTPETATAWQCHADALKVMIRKARAEWESAMPAGVPQRAE, from the coding sequence GTGACCGACGCCGCGGCGATGGAGGCGAGCCTCGTCGCCGTCGCCGACGCTGGGGTCGCCATCCGCCACGCGCTGTTCGACCGTTTCTTCGCCGCCTTTCCCGATCGCCGCGCGAGCTTCATGATCGTCGACGCCTCGTCGCGGCGGATGACCGACGAGACATTGGCGATGATGCTCGGGTTGGCGAAGGGCGAGGGCTGGGTCTGGCCGCTCGTCGCCGAACTCGTCTTCACCCATCGCGCCTATGGGCCGCTGCCAATCGCCGAATATGATGCCTTCATCGACCTGACGGTCGACGTGCTGGCCGTTGCGGCGGGCACGGCGTGGACCCCCGAAACGGCTACGGCGTGGCAGTGTCACGCCGATGCGTTGAAGGTGATGATCCGCAAGGCGCGCGCCGAATGGGAAAGCGCGATGCCGGCCGGGGTGCCGCAACGCGCCGAATAA
- a CDS encoding helicase HerA-like domain-containing protein: MYIGLGGGGAADGPRQSLVLKRANRHGLIAGATGTGKTVTLQGLAEGFSAVGVPVFVADVKGDLAGMAMAGSPTAKVHEPFSKRAAEIGDTTWAYRDNPVIFWDLFGEQGHPIRTTISEMGPLLLARLMGLNEVQEGVLAIAFRVADEQNLLLLDLGDLQAMLAWCAENADELTTRYGNVSKATVGTIQRQLLTLESQGGDHFFGEPALDIQDMIRSDENGRGYVNILAADKLMASPKLYATFLLWLLSEMFETLPEVGDPDKPKLVFFFDEAHLLFDDAPPALTEKIEQVVRLIRSKGVGVYFVTQNPIDVPEEVAGQLGNRVQHALRAFTPRDQKAVKAAAETFRPNPKVDVAREITELKVGEALVSLLMADGAPSPVERTLIKPPCSRAGPLEPKERAIIQSISPVEGKYDTAVDRESAEELLAAKAEQAQAAAIEAKAQAEADKQAAIAAKEEAKRKAAEERERVRLEKAAAREAAKPSMAEKMMQSAARSAATSLGRQVAGKFGGQLMRGILGSLFK, encoded by the coding sequence ATCTATATCGGGCTTGGCGGCGGCGGGGCGGCTGACGGGCCGCGGCAGTCGCTGGTGCTCAAACGCGCAAACCGCCACGGGCTGATCGCCGGCGCAACCGGCACCGGCAAGACGGTGACCTTGCAGGGGCTGGCCGAGGGCTTTTCGGCGGTCGGCGTCCCGGTGTTCGTCGCCGATGTGAAGGGCGACCTCGCCGGCATGGCGATGGCGGGCAGCCCGACGGCCAAGGTGCATGAGCCTTTTTCGAAGCGCGCCGCCGAAATCGGCGATACGACATGGGCCTATCGCGACAATCCGGTTATCTTCTGGGACCTGTTCGGCGAGCAGGGGCACCCGATCCGCACGACCATCTCCGAAATGGGGCCGCTGTTGCTCGCGCGGCTGATGGGCCTCAACGAAGTGCAGGAAGGCGTTCTCGCAATCGCGTTCCGGGTCGCCGACGAACAGAATCTGTTGCTACTCGACCTCGGTGACCTGCAGGCGATGCTTGCCTGGTGTGCCGAGAATGCCGACGAACTTACGACCAGATATGGCAATGTGTCGAAGGCAACCGTCGGCACGATCCAGCGGCAATTGCTCACGCTCGAAAGCCAGGGCGGCGACCATTTCTTCGGCGAGCCTGCGCTCGATATTCAGGACATGATCCGCTCGGACGAAAACGGCCGCGGCTATGTCAACATCCTCGCCGCCGACAAATTGATGGCGAGCCCCAAGCTCTACGCGACCTTCCTGCTCTGGCTCTTGTCAGAGATGTTCGAGACGCTTCCTGAAGTCGGCGATCCCGACAAGCCGAAGCTCGTCTTCTTCTTCGACGAGGCGCATCTGCTGTTCGACGACGCGCCGCCCGCGCTGACCGAAAAGATCGAGCAGGTCGTGCGCCTCATCCGCTCGAAGGGCGTCGGCGTCTATTTCGTGACGCAAAATCCGATCGACGTGCCCGAAGAGGTCGCGGGCCAGCTCGGCAACCGCGTCCAGCACGCGCTCCGCGCCTTCACCCCGCGCGACCAGAAGGCGGTGAAGGCCGCCGCCGAAACCTTCCGCCCCAACCCCAAGGTCGATGTCGCGCGCGAGATCACCGAACTCAAGGTGGGCGAGGCGCTCGTCTCGCTGCTGATGGCCGACGGCGCCCCATCGCCGGTCGAGCGCACGCTGATCAAACCGCCTTGCTCGCGCGCCGGCCCCTTGGAGCCCAAGGAGCGCGCGATCATCCAGTCGATCTCGCCGGTCGAGGGCAAATATGACACCGCCGTCGACCGCGAAAGCGCCGAGGAACTGCTTGCCGCCAAGGCCGAGCAGGCGCAGGCGGCAGCGATCGAGGCAAAGGCGCAGGCCGAAGCCGACAAGCAGGCTGCGATCGCCGCGAAGGAAGAGGCGAAACGCAAGGCGGCCGAGGAGCGCGAGCGTGTCCGGCTCGAAAAGGCGGCCGCGCGCGAGGCGGCGAAACCCTCGATGGCCGAAAAGATGATGCAGTCGGCGGCACGATCGGCGGCGACGAGCCTTGGCCGACAGGTTGCGGGCAAGTTCGGCGGCCAGTTGATGCGCGGCATTTTGGGCAGTCTGTTCAAGTGA
- the rpoC gene encoding DNA-directed RNA polymerase subunit beta', whose amino-acid sequence MNQLTNFMNPVAKPETFDMIKIGIASPERIRSWSFGEIKKPETINYRTFKPERDGLFCARIFGPIKDYECLCGKYKRMKYKGIVCEKCGVEVTVTKVRRERMGHIELAAPVAHIWFLKSLPSRIGLLLDMQLKQLERVLYFEAYIVLEPGLTPLEKFQLLTEDELLDAQDEYGEDAFSAGIGAEAIRVLLENLDLEQERVDLMEELATTKSELKPKKIIKRLKVVESFIDSGNRPEWMILEVVPVIPPELRPLVPLDGGRFATSDLNDLYRRVINRNNRLKRLMELRAPDIIVRNEKRMLQEAVDALFDNGRRGRTITGANKRPLKSLSDMLKGKQGRFRQNLLGKRVDYSGRSVIVTGPELKLHQCGLPKKMALELFKPFIYARLDAKGLSMTLKQAKKWVEKERKEVWDILDEVIREHPVLLNRAPTLHRLGIQAFEPVLIEGKAIQLHPLVCAAFNADFDGDQMAVHVPLSLEAQLEARVLMMSTNNILSPANGKPIIVPSQDMVLGLYYLSLEREGEPGEGMLLADMAEVHQALFTGAVTLHTKVVSRVPQTDEQGNEYLKRFETTPGRMLIGECLPKSHTVPFDVVNRLLTKKEIGDVIDQVYRHTGQKETVLFADAIMALGFRNAFKAGISFGKDDMIIPASKEGMVDETRALVKDFEQQYQDGLITQQEKYNKAIDAWSQCGDKVANAMMDEIRATPKLDDGRLAPINSIYMMAHSGARGSQAQMKQLAGMRGLMAKPSGEIIETPIISNFKEGLTVLEYFNSTHGARKGLADTALKTANSGYLTRRLVDVSQDCVVIEEDCGTERGMEMRAIIQGGSTIASLGERILGRTTLEDVADKDGNIIAPVGTLLDEATTQRIEDAEVQSVKIRSPLVCEATLGVCGKCYGRDLARGTPVNIGEAVGVIAAQSIGEPGTQLTMRTFHIGGAAQVNEQSNAEAISDGTIEYRDMATIVDQRGRRLALSRSGEIAIIDSEGRERATHKLPYGAQIMHKDGEKVKKGDRIAEWDPFTMPLITEKQGVVKYQDLADGKTLVEQVDEATGIAQRVVIEYRSAGRAKKEDLQPRLTLLDDESGEAARYLLAVGTMLSVEDGQEVQAGDVLARVSREASKTRDITGGLPRVAELFEARIPKDNSVIAKISGRIEFVKDYKAKRKIAIVPEEGDPIEYLIPKSKVLEVQEGDQVKRGDALISGSPNPHDILDVMGVEALAEYLVAEIQEVYRLQGVKINDKHIEVIVRQMLQKVEITSGGDTTLLPGEQLDYLEMMEYNAKLPKNGVPAEGRPVLLGITKASLQTRSFVSAASFQETTRVLTEASVQGKIDSLQGLKENVIVGRLIPAGTGAAMNRVRVTASSKDAALRAAMRAANQEHLIAPATAAEEHEAELAQGPEAAMGDDPLGKVQGEDFTSDDVMVEERPEGEGEE is encoded by the coding sequence ATGAACCAGCTTACCAACTTCATGAACCCGGTCGCGAAGCCCGAAACCTTCGACATGATCAAGATCGGCATCGCGAGCCCCGAGCGCATCCGCTCGTGGTCGTTCGGCGAGATCAAGAAGCCCGAAACGATCAACTACCGCACGTTCAAGCCCGAGCGTGACGGCCTGTTCTGCGCGCGCATCTTTGGCCCGATCAAGGATTATGAATGCCTGTGCGGCAAGTATAAGCGCATGAAATACAAGGGCATCGTCTGCGAGAAGTGCGGTGTCGAAGTCACGGTGACCAAGGTCCGCCGCGAGCGCATGGGCCATATCGAGCTCGCCGCGCCCGTCGCGCACATCTGGTTCCTGAAGTCGCTGCCGTCGCGCATCGGCCTGCTGCTCGACATGCAGCTGAAGCAGCTCGAGCGCGTGCTGTATTTCGAAGCCTATATCGTCCTTGAGCCCGGCCTGACCCCGCTCGAAAAGTTCCAGCTTCTGACCGAAGACGAACTGCTCGACGCGCAGGACGAATATGGCGAAGACGCTTTCTCGGCCGGCATCGGCGCCGAGGCGATCCGCGTGCTCCTCGAAAATCTCGATCTCGAGCAGGAACGCGTCGACCTGATGGAAGAACTTGCGACCACCAAGTCGGAGCTCAAGCCCAAGAAGATCATCAAGCGCCTCAAGGTCGTCGAAAGCTTCATCGATTCGGGCAACCGTCCCGAGTGGATGATCCTCGAAGTCGTCCCCGTGATCCCGCCCGAACTGCGCCCGCTGGTGCCGCTCGATGGCGGCCGCTTCGCGACGTCGGATCTCAATGACCTGTATCGCCGCGTGATCAACCGCAACAACCGTCTGAAGCGCCTGATGGAACTGCGCGCGCCGGACATCATCGTCCGCAACGAAAAGCGCATGCTGCAGGAAGCCGTCGACGCATTGTTCGACAACGGCCGCCGCGGCCGCACGATCACGGGTGCGAACAAGCGTCCGCTCAAGTCGCTCTCGGACATGCTCAAGGGCAAACAGGGCCGCTTCCGTCAGAACCTGCTCGGCAAGCGCGTCGACTATTCGGGCCGCTCGGTCATCGTGACCGGCCCCGAACTCAAGCTGCACCAGTGCGGCCTGCCGAAGAAGATGGCGCTCGAACTGTTCAAGCCGTTCATCTACGCGCGCCTCGACGCCAAGGGTCTGTCGATGACCCTGAAGCAGGCGAAGAAGTGGGTCGAAAAGGAACGCAAGGAAGTCTGGGACATCCTCGACGAAGTCATTCGCGAGCACCCGGTCCTGCTGAACCGCGCCCCGACGCTTCACCGCCTCGGCATCCAGGCGTTCGAGCCCGTGCTGATCGAGGGCAAGGCGATCCAGCTTCACCCGCTGGTCTGCGCTGCGTTCAACGCGGACTTTGACGGGGATCAGATGGCGGTCCACGTGCCGCTCTCGCTGGAAGCGCAGCTCGAAGCGCGTGTGCTGATGATGTCGACCAACAACATCCTCAGCCCCGCGAACGGCAAGCCGATCATCGTTCCGTCGCAGGATATGGTCCTCGGTCTCTATTATCTCTCGCTGGAGCGCGAAGGCGAACCGGGCGAGGGCATGCTGCTCGCCGACATGGCCGAAGTGCACCAGGCGCTGTTCACCGGCGCGGTGACGCTGCACACCAAGGTGGTCAGCCGCGTTCCGCAGACCGACGAGCAGGGCAACGAGTATCTCAAGCGCTTCGAGACCACTCCGGGCCGCATGCTGATCGGCGAATGCCTGCCGAAGTCGCACACCGTGCCCTTCGACGTCGTCAACCGCCTTCTGACCAAGAAGGAAATCGGCGACGTGATCGACCAGGTCTATCGCCACACCGGCCAGAAAGAGACCGTGCTGTTCGCCGACGCCATCATGGCGCTGGGCTTCCGCAACGCGTTCAAGGCCGGCATCTCCTTCGGCAAGGATGATATGATCATCCCGGCGTCGAAGGAAGGCATGGTCGACGAAACCCGCGCGCTGGTGAAGGATTTCGAGCAGCAGTATCAGGACGGCCTGATCACGCAGCAGGAAAAGTACAACAAGGCGATCGATGCGTGGTCGCAGTGCGGCGACAAGGTCGCGAACGCAATGATGGACGAAATCCGTGCGACGCCGAAGCTCGACGACGGCCGTCTGGCCCCGATCAACTCCATCTACATGATGGCGCACTCGGGTGCCCGTGGTTCGCAGGCACAGATGAAGCAGCTTGCCGGCATGCGCGGCCTGATGGCCAAGCCGTCGGGCGAGATCATCGAAACGCCGATCATCTCGAACTTCAAGGAAGGCCTGACCGTTCTCGAGTATTTCAACTCGACGCACGGTGCGCGTAAGGGTCTCGCCGATACGGCGCTCAAGACGGCGAACTCGGGCTACCTGACCCGCCGTCTGGTCGACGTGTCGCAGGACTGCGTCGTGATCGAGGAAGATTGCGGCACCGAACGCGGCATGGAAATGCGCGCGATCATCCAGGGCGGTTCGACGATCGCCTCGCTGGGCGAACGCATCCTCGGCCGCACCACGCTCGAAGACGTCGCCGACAAGGACGGCAACATCATCGCTCCGGTGGGCACGTTGCTCGACGAAGCGACGACGCAGCGGATCGAGGACGCCGAAGTCCAGTCGGTCAAGATCCGCTCGCCGCTGGTCTGCGAAGCGACGCTCGGCGTTTGCGGCAAATGCTATGGCCGCGACCTCGCGCGCGGTACGCCGGTGAACATCGGTGAAGCTGTCGGCGTCATCGCCGCGCAGTCGATCGGTGAACCCGGCACGCAGCTGACGATGCGTACCTTCCACATCGGTGGTGCGGCGCAGGTCAACGAGCAGTCGAACGCCGAAGCGATTTCGGACGGCACGATCGAATATCGCGACATGGCGACGATCGTCGACCAGCGCGGCCGCCGTCTGGCGCTGTCGCGTTCGGGCGAAATCGCGATCATCGACAGCGAAGGCCGCGAGCGCGCGACGCACAAGCTGCCCTATGGTGCGCAGATCATGCACAAGGACGGCGAGAAGGTGAAGAAGGGCGACCGGATTGCCGAATGGGATCCGTTCACCATGCCGCTGATCACCGAAAAGCAGGGCGTCGTGAAGTATCAGGATCTGGCCGACGGCAAGACGCTGGTCGAACAGGTCGACGAAGCGACGGGCATCGCCCAGCGCGTCGTGATCGAATATCGCTCGGCGGGCCGCGCCAAGAAGGAAGACCTGCAGCCGCGCCTGACCCTGCTCGACGACGAGTCGGGCGAAGCGGCCCGCTACCTGCTCGCGGTCGGCACGATGCTGTCGGTCGAAGACGGTCAGGAAGTGCAGGCCGGCGACGTTCTGGCGCGTGTCAGCCGCGAAGCGTCGAAGACGCGCGACATCACCGGCGGTCTGCCGCGCGTTGCCGAGCTGTTCGAAGCACGCATTCCGAAGGACAACAGCGTTATCGCGAAGATCAGCGGCCGCATTGAATTCGTCAAGGATTACAAGGCGAAGCGCAAGATCGCGATCGTTCCGGAAGAAGGTGATCCGATCGAATACCTCATTCCCAAGTCGAAGGTGCTGGAAGTGCAGGAAGGCGACCAGGTCAAGCGCGGCGATGCGCTGATTTCGGGCTCGCCGAACCCGCACGACATCCTTGATGTGATGGGCGTCGAGGCGCTGGCAGAATATCTGGTAGCAGAAATCCAGGAAGTCTATCGACTGCAGGGTGTGAAGATCAACGACAAGCACATCGAGGTGATCGTTCGCCAGATGCTGCAGAAGGTCGAGATCACGTCGGGCGGCGACACCACGCTGCTGCCGGGCGAACAGCTCGATTATCTGGAGATGATGGAATATAACGCCAAGCTGCCGAAGAATGGCGTTCCCGCGGAAGGCCGTCCGGTCCTCCTCGGCATCACCAAGGCGTCGCTGCAAACCCGCAGCTTCGTTTCGGCCGCATCCTTCCAGGAGACGACCCGCGTCCTCACCGAAGCATCGGTGCAGGGCAAGATCGACTCGCTGCAGGGCCTCAAGGAAAATGTCATCGTCGGTCGCCTCATCCCGGCGGGCACTGGCGCGGCCATGAACCGCGTCCGCGTCACCGCCTCGTCGAAGGATGCCGCGCTGCGCGCCGCCATGCGCGCCGCGAACCAGGAGCATCTGATCGCGCCGGCGACCGCCGCCGAAGAGCATGAAGCCGAACTGGCGCAGGGCCCCGAAGCCGCGATGGGTGACGATCCGCTCGGCAAGGTGCAGGGCGAGGACTTCACGTCGGACGACGTGATGGTCGAAGAACGTCCCGAAGGCGAAGGCGAGGAATAA
- the rpoB gene encoding DNA-directed RNA polymerase subunit beta, with protein sequence MATKAKSVGKALEATASKRIRKLFGNIHEAVEMPNLIEVQRESYEQFLRSDPSIGYVSGLEKTLRSVFPIRDFAGTAELDFVHYELEEPKYDVEECRQRGITYAAPMKVTLRLIVFEVDSETDTRSVLDIKEQDVYMGDMPLMTENGTFFVNGTERVIVSQMHRSPGVLFDHDRGKTHSSGKFLFAARVIPYRGSWLDFEFDAKDIVNVRIDRKRKLPVTSLLYALGMTGEEILNHFYDRLVFERAENGWKVPFVVENWRGSKPAFDVVDAKTGEVVFAAGHKISPRLANKAAKDGLDTLLIPTEEIFGRYSAYDLINEATGEIYIEAGDEVSADNLEKLDAAGIDKLVLLDIDHNNTGPWIRNTLKADKAEDRDQALSDIYRVMRPGEPPTRETAEALFGGLFFDAERYDLSAVGRVKLNMRLGLDAEDTVTTLRSEDILAVVKELVNLKDGKGEIDDIDNLGNRRVRSVGELLENQYRVGLLRMERAVKERMSSVDVSTVMPNDLINAKPAVAAVREFFGSSQLSQFMDQTNPLSEVTHKRRVSALGPGGLTRERAGFEVRDVHPTHYGRICPIETPEGPNIGLINSLATFARVNKYGFIETPYRRIVDGKVTNEVVYLSAMEESKHTVAQANADLNPDGSFIDELISAREAGEFLMAPRDQITLMDVSPKQLVSVAASLIPFLENDDANRALMGSNMQRQAVPLLRAEAPVVGTGMEGTVARDSGAAIAARRGGVIDQVDATRIVIRATDMVEPGKSGVDIYRLQKFQRSNQSTCINQRPLVKVGDVVRSGDIIADGPSTELGELALGKNVLVAFMPWNGYNYEDSILISERIVKDDVFTSIHIEEFEVTARDTRLGPEDITRDIPNVGEEALRNLDEAGIVYIGAEVGPGDILAGKITPKGESPMTPEEKLLRAIFGEKASDVRDTSLRLPPGVSGTVVEVRVFNRHGIDKDERAIAIEREEIERLKQDADDERAILNRATFSSLKDLLIGQTTSAVPKGLKKGDVVTEEMLVELDRADWWKLAVVEDNAQTALEAIKAQYDDAIKRINAKYEDRVEKLQRGDELAPGVLKMVKVFVAIKRKLQPGDKMAGRHGNKGVISRILPNEDMPFLEDGTHVDIVLNPLGVPSRMNVGQILETHLGWASRGLGRQVTQALDEWRDANPDAVGGQMPAAVRDALENVYGGEYVEDIKSRDAESIVELADNLRVGVPFATPVFDGAKEADVSNMLTLAGLHESGQSDLYDGRTGDKFDRKVTVGYIYMLKLHHLVDDKIHARSIGPYSLVTQQPLGGKAQFGGQRFGEMEVWALQAYGAAYTLQEMLTVKSDDVIGRTKVYEAIVKGDDTFEAGIPESFNVLVKEMRSLGLNVELSSYADEDDDEGPEALPEAAE encoded by the coding sequence ATGGCGACCAAGGCGAAGTCGGTGGGCAAGGCCCTCGAAGCAACCGCAAGCAAGCGAATCCGCAAGCTGTTCGGTAACATCCACGAAGCGGTGGAGATGCCCAACCTCATCGAGGTACAGCGCGAATCCTATGAGCAGTTTCTGCGCTCGGATCCTTCGATCGGTTATGTTTCGGGTCTCGAAAAGACGCTGCGCAGCGTTTTCCCGATCCGCGATTTCGCCGGCACCGCCGAGCTCGACTTCGTCCATTACGAACTCGAAGAGCCCAAGTACGACGTCGAGGAATGCCGTCAGCGCGGCATCACCTATGCGGCGCCGATGAAGGTCACGCTGCGCCTGATCGTCTTCGAGGTCGACAGCGAAACCGACACCCGTTCGGTGCTCGATATCAAGGAGCAGGACGTTTACATGGGCGATATGCCGCTCATGACCGAGAACGGCACCTTCTTCGTCAACGGCACCGAGCGCGTCATCGTGTCGCAGATGCACCGTTCGCCGGGTGTGCTCTTCGACCACGACCGCGGCAAAACCCACTCGTCGGGCAAGTTCCTGTTCGCCGCGCGCGTCATTCCCTACCGTGGTTCGTGGCTCGACTTCGAATTCGACGCCAAGGATATCGTCAACGTTCGTATCGACCGCAAGCGCAAGCTGCCGGTCACCAGCCTGCTCTATGCGCTGGGCATGACGGGCGAGGAAATCCTCAACCATTTCTATGACCGCCTCGTCTTCGAGCGCGCCGAAAACGGCTGGAAGGTCCCCTTCGTCGTCGAAAACTGGCGCGGCTCCAAGCCCGCCTTCGACGTGGTCGACGCCAAGACCGGCGAAGTCGTCTTCGCCGCCGGCCACAAGATCAGCCCGCGCCTCGCCAACAAGGCGGCGAAGGACGGGCTCGACACGCTGCTGATCCCAACCGAGGAAATCTTCGGCCGCTACTCGGCCTATGACCTGATCAACGAAGCGACCGGCGAGATCTATATCGAAGCCGGCGACGAAGTGTCGGCCGACAATCTCGAGAAGCTCGATGCCGCGGGCATCGACAAGCTCGTCCTGCTCGACATCGATCATAACAATACCGGCCCGTGGATCCGCAACACGCTCAAGGCCGACAAGGCCGAGGATCGCGACCAGGCGCTGAGCGACATCTACCGCGTCATGCGCCCCGGCGAACCGCCGACGCGCGAAACCGCCGAAGCTCTTTTCGGCGGCCTGTTCTTCGACGCCGAGCGTTACGACCTGTCGGCGGTCGGCCGCGTCAAGCTCAACATGCGCCTGGGCCTCGATGCCGAGGACACGGTCACCACGCTGCGCAGCGAGGACATCCTCGCCGTGGTCAAGGAACTGGTGAACCTGAAGGACGGCAAGGGCGAGATCGACGACATCGACAATCTCGGCAACCGCCGCGTGCGTTCGGTCGGCGAGCTGCTCGAAAACCAGTATCGCGTCGGCCTGCTCCGCATGGAACGCGCGGTCAAGGAGCGCATGAGCTCGGTCGACGTGTCGACGGTGATGCCGAACGACCTGATCAACGCGAAGCCCGCGGTCGCCGCGGTGCGCGAATTCTTCGGCTCGTCGCAGCTCTCGCAGTTCATGGACCAGACCAACCCGCTGTCCGAAGTCACCCACAAGCGCCGCGTGTCGGCGCTCGGGCCGGGCGGTCTGACGCGTGAACGCGCGGGCTTCGAAGTCCGCGACGTTCACCCGACCCACTATGGCCGCATCTGCCCGATCGAAACGCCTGAAGGCCCGAACATCGGTCTGATCAACAGCCTCGCGACCTTTGCGCGCGTCAACAAATATGGCTTCATCGAGACGCCGTACCGCCGCATCGTCGACGGCAAGGTCACCAACGAAGTCGTATACCTGTCGGCGATGGAAGAGTCGAAGCACACCGTTGCGCAGGCGAACGCCGACCTCAACCCCGACGGCAGCTTCATCGACGAGCTGATCTCGGCACGCGAAGCGGGCGAATTCCTGATGGCCCCGCGTGACCAGATCACGCTGATGGACGTGTCGCCGAAGCAGCTCGTTTCGGTTGCAGCGTCGCTCATTCCGTTCCTCGAGAACGACGACGCCAACCGCGCGCTCATGGGATCGAACATGCAGCGTCAGGCGGTGCCGCTGCTCCGCGCCGAGGCTCCGGTCGTCGGCACGGGCATGGAAGGCACCGTGGCACGCGACTCGGGTGCCGCCATTGCGGCGCGCCGCGGCGGCGTGATCGACCAGGTCGATGCGACGCGTATCGTTATCCGCGCGACCGACATGGTCGAACCCGGCAAGTCGGGCGTCGACATCTATCGCCTGCAGAAGTTCCAGCGTTCGAACCAGTCGACCTGTATCAACCAGCGTCCGCTGGTGAAGGTTGGCGACGTCGTCCGCTCGGGTGACATCATCGCCGACGGTCCGTCGACCGAGCTCGGCGAACTGGCGCTCGGCAAGAATGTGCTCGTCGCGTTCATGCCGTGGAACGGCTACAACTATGAGGACTCGATCCTCATCAGCGAACGCATCGTGAAAGACGACGTCTTCACCTCGATCCATATCGAGGAATTCGAAGTCACCGCACGCGATACGCGCCTTGGCCCCGAAGACATCACGCGCGACATCCCGAACGTCGGCGAGGAAGCGCTCCGCAACCTCGACGAAGCGGGCATCGTCTACATCGGCGCCGAAGTCGGCCCGGGCGACATTCTGGCCGGCAAGATCACCCCCAAGGGTGAATCGCCGATGACGCCGGAAGAAAAGCTGCTCCGCGCGATCTTCGGCGAAAAGGCCAGCGACGTGCGCGACACGTCGCTTCGCCTGCCGCCGGGCGTGTCGGGCACGGTCGTCGAAGTCCGCGTCTTCAACCGTCACGGCATCGACAAGGACGAACGCGCGATCGCGATCGAACGCGAGGAAATCGAACGGCTGAAGCAGGACGCCGACGACGAGCGCGCGATCCTCAACCGCGCGACCTTCTCGAGCCTGAAGGACCTGCTGATCGGTCAAACGACCAGCGCGGTGCCGAAGGGGCTGAAGAAGGGCGATGTCGTCACCGAAGAGATGCTGGTCGAGCTGGACCGCGCCGACTGGTGGAAGCTGGCGGTGGTCGAAGACAATGCCCAGACCGCATTGGAAGCGATCAAGGCGCAGTATGACGACGCGATCAAGCGGATCAACGCGAAGTATGAAGATCGCGTCGAGAAGCTGCAGCGCGGCGACGAACTCGCCCCGGGCGTGCTCAAGATGGTCAAGGTCTTTGTCGCCATCAAGCGCAAGCTGCAGCCGGGCGACAAGATGGCCGGCCGTCACGGCAACAAGGGCGTCATCAGCCGCATCCTGCCGAACGAGGACATGCCGTTCCTCGAAGACGGGACGCATGTCGACATCGTGCTCAACCCGCTGGGCGTGCCGTCGCGCATGAACGTCGGGCAGATCCTCGAAACCCACCTCGGTTGGGCTTCGCGCGGTCTGGGCCGGCAGGTCACCCAGGCGCTCGACGAATGGCGCGACGCCAATCCCGACGCCGTCGGCGGGCAGATGCCCGCGGCCGTGCGCGACGCGCTCGAAAACGTCTATGGCGGCGAATATGTCGAGGACATCAAGTCGCGCGATGCCGAAAGCATCGTCGAACTGGCCGACAACCTCCGCGTTGGCGTGCCGTTCGCGACCCCGGTGTTCGACGGCGCGAAGGAAGCCGACGTGTCGAACATGCTGACCCTAGCGGGGCTGCACGAATCGGGGCAGTCGGATCTTTACGACGGGCGCACCGGCGACAAGTTCGATCGCAAGGTGACCGTGGGCTACATCTATATGCTGAAGCTCCACCACCTCGTCGACGACAAGATCCACGCGCGTTCGATCGGCCCCTACAGCCTCGTCACCCAGCAGCCGCTGGGCGGTAAGGCGCAGTTCGGTGGCCAGCGCTTCGGTGAAATGGAGGTCTGGGCGCTCCAGGCCTATGGCGCGGCATACACGCTGCAGGAAATGCTGACGGTGAAGTCCGACGACGTGATCGGCCGCACCAAGGTTTACGAAGCGATCGTCAAGGGCGACGACACCTTCGAGGCCGGCATTCCCGAAAGCTTCAACGTGCTCGTCAAGGAAATGCGCTCGCTGGGCCTCAACGTCGAGCTTTCGTCCTATGCGGACGAAGATGATGACGAAGGTCCGGAAGCTCTTCCCGAAGCCGCCGAATAA